A single Cannabis sativa cultivar Pink pepper isolate KNU-18-1 chromosome 7, ASM2916894v1, whole genome shotgun sequence DNA region contains:
- the LOC115697188 gene encoding tropinone reductase homolog At5g06060 isoform X1 yields MDMAATKNTNCTDERWSLEGKTALVTGGSRGIGHAIVEELAKFGAIVHTCCRKENELDKCLEEWKKKGFKISGSVCDVSQRDQREKLIETVSSIFQGKLDILVNNAGVAIVRAPTEYSAEDYEIQMRTNFESAFHFSQLSYPLLKASGNGSIVFISSIGATVAFPAGTLYAATKGAINQMTKNLACEWAKDNIRANTVAPGLTKTSMLENYSEDGNLEGALGEFIDRTPIRRLAEPNEISSMVVFLCLPAASFVTGQVISIDGGFTVNAFPSPT; encoded by the exons ATGGACATGGCTGCAACGAAGAACACGAACTGTACGGACGAGAGATGGAGTCTTGAGGGGAAAACAGCTCTTGTGACTGGTGGATCTCGTGGCATAGG GCATGCCATAGTGGAAGAACTAGCAAAATTTGGAGCCATAGTTCACACGTGTTGTCGTAAAGAAAATGAGTTAGATAAGTGTTTGGAAGAATGGAAAAAGAAGGGTTTCAAAATAAGTGGTTCAGTTTGTGATGTTTCACAAAGAGACCAAAGGGAAAAACTTATAGAAActgtttcttcaatttttcaaggAAAGCTCGACATTCTT GTAAATAATGCTGGGGTAGCAATAGTGAGGGCTCCTACAGAATACTCTGCTGAAGACTATGAGATTCAAATGAGAACCAATTTCGAGTCTGCGTTCCATTTCTCACAACTAAGTTATCCTCTCTTAAAAGCCTCTGGAAACGGAAGCATTGTCTTCATTTCATCTATTGGGGCAACAGTGGCTTTTCCAGCTGGTACTCTCTATGCCGCAACAAAag GAGCAATTAATCAAATGACAAAGAATTTGGCATGTGAATGGGCGAAGGACAACATTCGTGCAAACACAGTTGCTCCAGGGCTTACCAAAACCTCAATGTTGGAGAATTATTCG GAAGATGGTAATTTAGAAGGAGCACTCGGCGAATTTATTGATCGAACTCCAATTAGACGACTTGCGGAGCCTAATGAGATTTCATCTATGGTGGTTTTTCTTTGTCTGCCTGCTGCTTCATTTGTCACAGGTCAAGTAATAAGTATTGATGGTGGATTTACTGTGAATGCCTTCCCAAGCCCAACTTAG
- the LOC133039624 gene encoding uncharacterized protein LOC133039624: MRLGNGDSVACATSLLKKDVRIWWDVIKQTRDVAAMTWADFVQVFNKKYYSEAIRSARVNEFTNLRQGKSTVTEYARQFDRLAKFSTDLVPTEFLRIHRFTEGLDSRISRDIAMSGVRATTYAEVLEKALEAELCESRIQKDNTARWEARKARNGGGDNKRKLPSNQHNEADKRNKIGSNNYKGKKPYVEYPLCPTCGRKHPGECRLKGKTCYKCGQPGHYKKDCPQKGDQLKDEKLVPARVFALTRGEAETSNTVVAGQISISGKLCTVLFDSGATHSFIALKMIDKLELPYVNFSYKFMTELPSGEVMISSRGVRDAPIRIADKELSGDLIELEMRDYDLILGMDWLSRHGATIDCRKRTVTFTPNTERHSYLKESQSSQAYR, encoded by the coding sequence ATGCGGCTCGGTAATGGAGATAGTGTAGCTTGTGCTACTAGTTTATTGAAAAAGGATGTCCGCATCTGGTGGGATGTTATTAAACAAACACGGGATGTGGCTGCAATGACCTGGGCTGACTTTGTacaagtttttaacaaaaaatactaCAGTGAAGCAATACGCTCAGCTAGAGTTAATGAGTTCACGAACCTGAGGCAGGGTAAGTCTACAGTTACAGAGTATGCTCGCCAATTTGACAGATTAGCAAAGTTTTCCACAGATCTAGTTCCCACTGAGTTTTTGAGGATTCATCGTTTTACTGAAGGGCTCGACTCCCGAATAAGTCGGGACATAGCAATGTCAGGAGTAAGGGCAACCACGTATGCTGAGGTACTAGAGAAAGCCCTAGAAGCTGAGTTGTGTGAAAGTCGTATACAGAAAGACAATACAGCAAGGTGGGAGGCCAGAAAGGCCAGAAATGGAGGTGGTGATAACAAAAGGAAACTGCCAAGTAACCAACACAACGAAGCCGACAAGAGAAACAAGATAGGGTCCAATAACTACAAAGGGAAGAAGCCATATGTGGAGTACCCCCTATGCCCAACATGTGGTCGTAAGCATCCGGGAGAATGTCGACTGAAAGGCAAGACTTGTTACAAGTGTGGGCAACCAGGCCACTATAAGAAGGACTGTCCACAAAAGGGTGATCAACTCAAGGATGAAAAACTTGTCCCAGCTCGAGTATTTGCACTAACCAGAGGGGAGGCTGAGACTAGTAACACTGTGGTTGCAGGTCAGATTTCTATCTCTGGAAAACTAtgtactgttttatttgattctggAGCTACGCACTCATTTATTGCTTTAAAGATGATAGATAAGTTAGAACTACCGTATGTAAACTTTAGTTATAAGTTCATGACGGAGTTGCCCTCGGGCGAGGTTATGATATCATCTAGAGGAGTGCGGGATGCGCCAATAAGGATTGCAGACAAGGAACTTAGTGGAGATCTGATAGAGCTGGAGATGAGGGATTACGATCTTATCTTGGGTATGGATTGGCTATCACGACATGGAGCAACAATAGACTGCCGAAAGAGGACAGTGACTTTCACCCCGAATACGGAGAGGCATTCATATTTGAAGGAATCACAGTCAAGTCAAGCTTACCGCTAG
- the LOC115697188 gene encoding tropinone reductase homolog At5g06060 isoform X2 — translation MDMAATKNTNCTDERWSLEGKTALVTGGSRGIGHAIVEELAKFGAIVHTCCRKENELDKCLEEWKKKGFKISGSVCDVSQRDQREKLIETVSSIFQGKLDILVNNAGVAIVRAPTEYSAEDYEIQMRTNFESAFHFSQLSYPLLKASGNGSIVFISSIGATVAFPAGTLYAATKGAINQMTKNLACEWAKDNIRANTVAPGLTKTSMLENYSMVI, via the exons ATGGACATGGCTGCAACGAAGAACACGAACTGTACGGACGAGAGATGGAGTCTTGAGGGGAAAACAGCTCTTGTGACTGGTGGATCTCGTGGCATAGG GCATGCCATAGTGGAAGAACTAGCAAAATTTGGAGCCATAGTTCACACGTGTTGTCGTAAAGAAAATGAGTTAGATAAGTGTTTGGAAGAATGGAAAAAGAAGGGTTTCAAAATAAGTGGTTCAGTTTGTGATGTTTCACAAAGAGACCAAAGGGAAAAACTTATAGAAActgtttcttcaatttttcaaggAAAGCTCGACATTCTT GTAAATAATGCTGGGGTAGCAATAGTGAGGGCTCCTACAGAATACTCTGCTGAAGACTATGAGATTCAAATGAGAACCAATTTCGAGTCTGCGTTCCATTTCTCACAACTAAGTTATCCTCTCTTAAAAGCCTCTGGAAACGGAAGCATTGTCTTCATTTCATCTATTGGGGCAACAGTGGCTTTTCCAGCTGGTACTCTCTATGCCGCAACAAAag GAGCAATTAATCAAATGACAAAGAATTTGGCATGTGAATGGGCGAAGGACAACATTCGTGCAAACACAGTTGCTCCAGGGCTTACCAAAACCTCAATGTTGGAGAATTATTCG ATGGTAATTTAG